The following proteins are co-located in the Segatella copri genome:
- a CDS encoding MFS transporter — MNIKSIGSKIKGNPKMVEGTVYSMLIICSISHFLNDMIQSIIPSIYPIVKDKFDFSFAQIGIITLVFQMTSSILQPFTGLYADKHPRPYALSIGMCFTLVGLLLLAFAENYFLILLAVSVVGLGSSVFHPTASRVAQMASGGKKSLAQSIFQVGGNGGSAVGPLLAAIIILPFGQHAISWFALAALLAAIIMVRLGVWYKARLAYVVNHPQKQPLLNTHISKRVKYWALFILIMLVFSKYFYTACITSYFTFFLMDKFGVSVQTSQLCLFVFLAAFAIGTVAGGMLGDKFGRKYVIWFSILGAAPFAIAMPFVNFTWTIIFTFLSGLIIASAFSSIVVYATDLMPDKVGLIAGIFFGLMFGLGGLGSAFFGWLADKTSIEFIFQVSAFLPLLGIIAGFLPNTQKKSVEETDENAK, encoded by the coding sequence ATGAACATCAAGTCAATAGGTAGTAAAATCAAGGGAAATCCTAAGATGGTAGAGGGTACGGTATATTCCATGCTCATCATCTGTAGCATTTCCCATTTCTTGAATGATATGATTCAGTCGATTATCCCTTCCATCTATCCGATTGTGAAGGATAAGTTCGACTTCTCGTTTGCACAGATAGGTATCATCACGCTGGTCTTCCAGATGACGTCTTCCATCCTGCAACCTTTTACGGGGCTTTATGCTGACAAGCATCCCCGTCCCTATGCCCTCTCCATCGGCATGTGTTTCACCTTGGTGGGTCTGCTCCTACTGGCTTTTGCCGAGAATTATTTTCTGATTCTCCTGGCTGTGAGCGTCGTCGGTCTGGGCTCATCCGTGTTTCATCCCACAGCTTCAAGAGTGGCACAGATGGCATCGGGAGGCAAGAAGAGTCTGGCACAATCTATCTTTCAGGTTGGCGGCAATGGCGGATCGGCAGTAGGTCCGTTGCTGGCTGCCATCATCATCCTGCCTTTCGGACAGCATGCCATCTCCTGGTTTGCCCTTGCAGCCCTCCTCGCTGCCATCATCATGGTAAGATTGGGAGTCTGGTACAAGGCACGACTGGCTTACGTGGTGAACCATCCTCAGAAACAACCGCTTCTCAATACCCATATTTCTAAAAGGGTGAAGTATTGGGCACTGTTCATCCTCATCATGCTCGTGTTCTCCAAGTATTTCTATACGGCGTGCATCACGAGCTACTTCACCTTCTTCCTGATGGATAAGTTCGGTGTCTCGGTACAGACTTCACAGCTGTGTCTCTTCGTGTTCCTTGCAGCCTTTGCCATAGGAACTGTGGCAGGAGGAATGCTGGGTGACAAGTTCGGCAGAAAGTATGTCATCTGGTTTTCCATTCTGGGAGCAGCACCTTTCGCCATCGCCATGCCTTTCGTCAACTTCACGTGGACCATCATCTTTACCTTCCTGTCAGGATTGATCATTGCCTCGGCTTTCTCTTCCATCGTGGTATATGCCACCGACCTGATGCCAGATAAAGTAGGACTGATAGCCGGCATTTTCTTCGGACTGATGTTTGGTTTGGGAGGTTTGGGCTCTGCTTTCTTCGGCTGGTTAGCAGACAAGACGAGCATCGAGTTTATCTTCCAGGTGAGTGCCTTCCTGCCATTGCTCGGCATCATAGCAGGATTCTTGCCGAATACACAGAAGAAAAGCGTTGAAGAAACGGATGAAAACGCAAAGTAA
- a CDS encoding Na+/H+ antiporter NhaC family protein yields the protein MEQEEKKQKSQAAENQASCSSLQPVEPHPFISVIPLAVLITLIVLVVKIFPDDALAGASQVALMIATAVCVALGMGIYRMKWNIFEEMIKKTVGDAGVSILILLLIGMMSATWMISGVVPTLIYYGVQIMSPTFFLPCACIISSIISVMTGTSWTTIATIGIALMGIGDALGIPAPYTAGAIISGAYFGDKLSPMSDTTVLASSIAGADLFSHIRYMLYTTIPSILLSLVLYLIIGLCYDSHPVDISQYLTGLSHGFNISLFTMLVPAFTGWLIYRKTPSLITLLLSALSACICALILQPEVLVGIAGEDSISAKSLFEGIMTTCYTHTQVDCGMVNINDLVATRGMAGMLNTIWLILCAMCFGSCMVASGMLHAITHMLLKSIHSTVSLVCSTVTSGVLLNLVMGDQFLSIIMNASIYKDEYAERGYRPELLSRSTEDSATVTSVLVPWTACGMTQSTVLGIPTLVYLPFCFFNIISPLMSCLVAILGFVPNPQPKENKASAAEESDIH from the coding sequence ATGGAACAAGAAGAAAAGAAACAGAAATCTCAAGCTGCAGAGAATCAGGCATCCTGCTCGTCTCTGCAGCCAGTTGAACCACATCCTTTTATTTCTGTCATACCGCTGGCAGTACTTATCACCCTCATCGTCCTGGTTGTCAAAATCTTCCCTGATGATGCCCTGGCTGGTGCCTCTCAGGTGGCCCTCATGATAGCCACAGCCGTTTGTGTAGCACTCGGTATGGGCATCTATAGGATGAAATGGAATATCTTTGAAGAGATGATCAAAAAGACCGTGGGCGATGCCGGAGTATCTATCCTGATCCTGCTGCTCATCGGAATGATGTCAGCTACCTGGATGATCAGTGGTGTGGTACCCACATTGATATATTATGGTGTACAGATCATGTCGCCAACCTTTTTCCTTCCCTGCGCATGCATCATCTCCAGCATCATTTCTGTGATGACGGGAACCTCATGGACCACAATTGCCACCATCGGTATTGCTCTGATGGGAATCGGTGATGCCCTGGGAATACCAGCCCCCTACACCGCTGGAGCTATTATCTCCGGTGCCTATTTCGGGGATAAACTCTCGCCAATGAGCGATACCACCGTCCTTGCTTCGAGTATAGCCGGAGCGGATCTCTTCTCACATATCCGCTATATGCTCTATACTACCATACCAAGCATCCTGCTCTCGCTGGTACTCTATCTCATCATCGGACTCTGTTATGATTCCCATCCAGTGGATATCAGCCAGTATCTCACCGGTCTGAGCCATGGATTCAATATCTCTCTGTTTACCATGCTCGTTCCGGCTTTTACAGGATGGCTCATCTACCGCAAGACTCCATCTCTCATCACACTTCTTCTTTCAGCCCTTTCAGCATGCATCTGTGCCCTCATTCTCCAGCCGGAAGTACTTGTAGGGATAGCAGGTGAAGACAGCATCTCTGCCAAAAGCCTCTTTGAAGGAATCATGACCACCTGCTATACCCATACCCAGGTAGATTGCGGTATGGTGAACATCAATGATCTCGTAGCCACCCGAGGTATGGCTGGCATGCTCAATACCATCTGGCTCATCCTCTGTGCCATGTGTTTCGGTTCATGTATGGTAGCCAGCGGCATGCTCCACGCCATTACCCACATGCTCCTGAAAAGCATCCACAGCACCGTATCACTTGTCTGCAGCACCGTGACATCGGGCGTCTTGCTCAATCTCGTTATGGGTGACCAGTTCCTGAGCATTATTATGAATGCATCTATCTATAAGGATGAATATGCCGAACGAGGCTATCGTCCGGAACTCTTGAGCCGAAGTACAGAGGATAGCGCTACCGTAACGAGCGTATTGGTTCCATGGACAGCCTGCGGTATGACGCAGAGTACGGTTCTTGGCATCCCGACACTTGTCTATCTCCCCTTCTGCTTCTTCAACATCATCAGTCCTTTGATGAGTTGTCTGGTTGCCATCCTTGGCTTCGTACCCAACCCACAACCCAAGGAAAACAAAGCATCAGCAGCTGAAGAGTCTGATATCCATTAA
- a CDS encoding type II toxin-antitoxin system RelE/ParE family toxin — protein sequence MKIHVEYGSEFKRQFKRLAKKYHSLKSDYDAWLDEIYKNPLVGDDLGGGVRKIRMTIADKGKGKSGGARILTLNVKVSEDGMNVTLLTIYDKGEISNVKDEFIKFLIKNL from the coding sequence ATGAAAATACATGTTGAATATGGCTCTGAGTTTAAAAGACAGTTTAAACGTTTGGCTAAAAAATATCATTCATTGAAATCTGACTATGATGCTTGGTTAGATGAAATTTACAAGAATCCTCTTGTTGGAGATGACCTTGGTGGCGGCGTTCGTAAGATAAGAATGACCATTGCTGACAAGGGTAAAGGCAAAAGTGGTGGTGCAAGAATCCTAACTCTTAATGTAAAAGTTAGTGAGGATGGTATGAATGTAACTCTTCTTACAATCTATGACAAGGGAGAAATCTCTAATGTCAAGGATGAATTTATAAAATTCTTGATAAAAAACTTATAA
- a CDS encoding AAA family ATPase, giving the protein MLVKFAVTNYRGFANRIEWDLSKPSNYSFNTFAIKDGIIKNGIVYGPNGSGKSNFAMAIFDITNHLSQKWKKVNYYDNFTYTGKLNFPVKFEYTFKFRDNTLLYTYSKSPDGKLEEEELVVNNKLIFCNKNSVLTLDDVEFPMDSAVKANLANNANNVSIVNFLLTSYPLAKEHYLLKLQQFVNSMLWFRSVEKNEFMGLATAPANLDEYIIKNKLTRDFEEFIHRVSGQSFEFQEPKDDDKELYCVFGLGRIPFDKIASTGTQSLMLLYYWLKQMTKASFVFIDEFDAFYHFRLSYEVCKTLFSLPCQAFTSSHNTYLMTNDLLRPDCNFILQDNKIKPLSDCTQKELRFGHNIEKMFRGNAFEV; this is encoded by the coding sequence ATGCTAGTAAAATTTGCCGTAACGAACTATAGAGGATTTGCCAATCGCATAGAATGGGATTTGTCGAAACCAAGTAACTATTCGTTCAATACTTTTGCCATTAAAGATGGTATCATCAAGAATGGCATCGTATATGGACCTAATGGTTCTGGCAAGTCGAACTTTGCAATGGCCATCTTCGACATTACCAATCATCTTTCACAGAAGTGGAAGAAGGTGAACTATTATGATAACTTTACATATACGGGAAAGTTGAACTTCCCCGTAAAATTTGAATATACATTCAAGTTTAGAGATAATACGTTACTATATACATATAGCAAATCACCTGATGGAAAACTGGAGGAAGAAGAACTTGTTGTGAATAACAAGCTTATTTTCTGCAACAAGAATTCTGTCTTGACATTGGATGATGTTGAATTCCCGATGGATTCTGCGGTGAAGGCAAACCTTGCCAATAACGCCAATAATGTATCCATCGTAAACTTTCTGCTTACTTCCTATCCTCTTGCCAAGGAACATTATCTTCTGAAACTGCAGCAATTCGTAAACTCAATGTTATGGTTCAGAAGTGTTGAAAAAAATGAGTTTATGGGGTTGGCTACTGCTCCGGCAAATCTCGATGAGTATATCATCAAGAATAAGCTGACTCGGGACTTTGAGGAATTCATCCATCGGGTAAGCGGACAAAGTTTTGAGTTTCAGGAGCCAAAGGATGATGATAAAGAGTTGTATTGCGTATTTGGATTAGGTCGCATTCCATTCGATAAGATTGCATCAACGGGTACTCAATCTCTGATGCTGCTATATTACTGGCTGAAACAGATGACAAAAGCATCGTTCGTTTTCATAGATGAATTTGATGCATTCTATCATTTCAGACTCTCTTATGAGGTTTGTAAAACCCTCTTTTCCCTTCCATGTCAGGCTTTTACGTCATCACACAACACCTATCTGATGACCAACGACTTGCTTCGCCCAGATTGCAATTTCATCTTGCAAGACAACAAAATCAAGCCGTTGAGCGACTGCACTCAAAAAGAGTTGAGATTCGGGCATAATATAGAAAAAATGTTTAGAGGTAACGCATTCGAAGTATGA
- a CDS encoding type II toxin-antitoxin system HipA family toxin encodes MERLFVFADFNWLGKAELVGELCYEKLRGSDSYAFKFDENWLKVHAGIKLSEDINNYPGMQYTQPGSDIFGCFSDALPDRWGRTLLKRREQIQAAEEKRAVRPLSSFDYLMGIDDFSRMGGFRFKKEMEGDYINVSPSLKIPPLTEIRELVHASQEVERSEENDVLPEKKWIAQLIQPGTSLGGARPKAGVLDEKGNLCIAKFPSRKDDYDAGLWEHFSHLLAQKAGILVAQTRVLGGLGKYHTLLSKRFDRTAEAKRIHFASSMSLLGLKDGDNAQGGYGYLDIVDFILQGCCDVEKNLLELYRRVVFNICIGNSDDHFRNHGFLLTPKGWTLSPAYDMNPTLNEYQSLLINESSNKADINILLDSSESYMIKREEAKIIIQEVQAAVSQWESLATLLQIPAREMAMFKERFKLNL; translated from the coding sequence ATGGAACGACTGTTTGTTTTCGCTGATTTTAACTGGCTCGGCAAAGCGGAGCTGGTAGGGGAGTTGTGCTATGAAAAATTGCGCGGCTCTGACAGTTATGCATTTAAGTTTGATGAGAATTGGCTTAAGGTTCATGCCGGAATCAAGCTTTCAGAGGACATCAACAATTACCCAGGCATGCAATATACCCAGCCAGGAAGTGATATTTTCGGATGTTTTTCTGATGCTTTGCCAGATAGGTGGGGACGTACCTTGCTCAAAAGAAGAGAACAGATACAGGCCGCTGAAGAAAAAAGAGCAGTCAGACCTCTTTCTTCGTTCGATTACCTCATGGGTATCGATGACTTCTCCAGAATGGGTGGATTTAGGTTTAAGAAGGAAATGGAAGGTGATTATATCAATGTGTCTCCATCTCTCAAGATACCTCCATTAACAGAGATTAGAGAATTGGTTCATGCCAGTCAAGAAGTAGAAAGATCTGAAGAGAATGATGTTTTGCCTGAAAAAAAATGGATAGCGCAGCTCATCCAACCTGGTACTTCATTGGGTGGCGCAAGACCTAAAGCAGGCGTATTGGATGAAAAAGGTAATCTATGCATCGCAAAGTTTCCTTCTCGAAAAGATGACTATGACGCAGGACTTTGGGAGCACTTTTCTCACCTGCTAGCTCAAAAGGCTGGTATCCTGGTAGCTCAAACCAGGGTGTTGGGAGGATTGGGTAAATATCACACACTCCTGTCTAAACGCTTTGACCGAACTGCAGAAGCTAAGAGAATCCATTTTGCGTCATCCATGTCTCTGCTGGGATTGAAGGATGGAGATAATGCACAAGGTGGTTATGGTTATCTCGATATTGTTGATTTCATACTCCAAGGTTGCTGCGACGTAGAGAAAAATCTTCTGGAACTCTACCGAAGGGTTGTTTTCAACATCTGCATTGGAAATTCTGATGACCACTTCAGAAACCATGGCTTTCTACTCACACCAAAGGGCTGGACTCTATCACCAGCCTATGATATGAATCCTACCCTCAATGAATATCAGAGTCTTCTGATTAATGAATCTTCAAACAAGGCAGACATCAATATTCTGCTTGATTCATCTGAAAGCTACATGATTAAGAGGGAGGAAGCTAAAATCATCATCCAAGAGGTTCAAGCAGCAGTTAGTCAATGGGAAAGTTTAGCTACTCTGCTTCAAATCCCAGCTAGAGAGATGGCTATGTTTAAAGAAAGGTTTAAGCTTAACCTATAA
- a CDS encoding helix-turn-helix domain-containing protein — protein sequence MTKNTMANKLPRKLIQKMEIVGEQIKLARLRRNLSMAQVAERATCSEVTLCKVEKGLPTVSIGIYLRVLYALQLDDDILLLAKDDKLGRALQDMGLKNRQRASKKE from the coding sequence ATGACAAAGAATACAATGGCAAACAAACTTCCAAGGAAGTTGATTCAAAAGATGGAAATCGTGGGTGAGCAGATTAAGCTTGCCAGATTACGGCGCAACCTGAGCATGGCGCAAGTTGCAGAAAGGGCAACATGCTCGGAAGTTACACTTTGCAAGGTAGAAAAGGGATTACCAACGGTTTCCATCGGAATTTACCTTCGTGTACTCTATGCTCTTCAGCTGGATGATGACATCTTGCTCCTGGCAAAGGATGACAAACTCGGAAGGGCATTGCAGGATATGGGACTGAAGAATCGTCAACGAGCATCTAAAAAGGAGTAG